The Pirellulales bacterium genome window below encodes:
- a CDS encoding ATPase domain-containing protein, translating to MDARDRLSTGIPGLDKHLGGGLLPGTLTVVAGATGIGKTQLGLSFLNAGEQQEGRRGIVFDMSSRGDSQNHAAYAAAHFGWQLRAMLTEQPPVTEQVWTADGKLGDYLNLFRHSGQRVTQRDLGFDDWLNWKAELAKQLATAIFFFYGHFIRGVRRAVVDGMEPVDRPSESIQFEMFEYIYNQILRKESDWVARDLLRERFRAHESEVARHAYDYRRIGCLLLYTTRENMLEDLIGRPLDEGDVFSNANTVIYLGRVREGNRLGRALYIAKHRGSACSEEIVRYRIDDRGVTIGASA from the coding sequence ATGGACGCAAGGGATCGGCTCAGCACGGGAATTCCCGGACTCGATAAGCATTTAGGGGGCGGCCTCTTGCCGGGAACACTGACCGTCGTGGCGGGGGCGACAGGGATCGGCAAGACGCAGCTTGGGCTGAGTTTTCTCAACGCCGGTGAGCAGCAGGAGGGGCGGCGCGGGATTGTGTTTGATATGAGTTCGCGCGGCGATTCGCAGAACCATGCCGCCTACGCCGCGGCCCATTTCGGTTGGCAACTGCGGGCAATGCTGACAGAGCAGCCGCCGGTGACCGAGCAGGTGTGGACCGCCGATGGTAAATTGGGAGACTATTTGAACCTGTTTCGACACTCGGGCCAGCGCGTCACGCAGCGCGATCTCGGCTTCGACGATTGGCTCAATTGGAAGGCCGAATTGGCGAAGCAACTGGCGACGGCCATTTTCTTCTTCTACGGCCATTTCATCCGCGGCGTCCGCCGGGCGGTCGTCGATGGGATGGAGCCGGTCGATCGTCCCAGCGAGTCGATCCAGTTCGAGATGTTCGAGTACATTTATAACCAGATCCTTCGCAAGGAATCGGATTGGGTCGCCCGCGATTTGCTGCGCGAGCGTTTTCGAGCGCATGAGTCGGAGGTTGCCCGCCACGCTTACGATTATCGTCGGATCGGCTGCCTGCTGCTCTACACGACGCGCGAAAACATGCTCGAAGACCTGATTGGCCGCCCGCTTGACGAGGGCGATGTGTTCTCGAACGCCAACACGGTGATTTATCTCGGCCGCGTTCGCGAGGGCAACCGCCTCGGCCGCGCGCTATACATCGCAAAGCACCGCGGCAGCGCCTGCTCGGAAGAGATCGTGCGGTATCGAATTGATGACAGAGGAGTGACGATAGGGGCGAGCGCATAG
- a CDS encoding RluA family pseudouridine synthase: protein MSDIFHVLPQQENQTVAAALRHWLPGRSWGQIRRLMKGRQVMVSGNLCVDAGRRLTLKDVVKILPTPAAAPPRADDVKIRYLDEHLVVVEKPAGLTSNRHKDEQNWPARRKQLQPTLDELLPHLIARADPRMRRRKGIPPPVRPVHRLDRDTSGLMIFARSVRAERHLGEQFRHHTTHRRYLAIVQGNVQAQTISSRLVRDRGDGRRGSTSSPHVGKPSTTHIRPLDQLQGYTMIECRLETGRTHQIRIHLSEQGHPVCGDKQYHQPLFQRPIPDTSNAPRLALHATELGFVHPMTGEEMRFSMPLPKDLKEFWERLRGE, encoded by the coding sequence ATGTCCGACATCTTTCACGTTCTGCCGCAGCAAGAGAATCAGACGGTGGCGGCGGCGCTGCGCCACTGGCTGCCGGGCAGGTCGTGGGGACAGATTCGGCGGCTCATGAAGGGGCGCCAAGTGATGGTCAGCGGCAATCTGTGCGTCGATGCGGGCCGGCGATTGACATTGAAGGATGTCGTGAAGATTCTGCCCACGCCGGCTGCCGCGCCGCCGCGTGCCGACGACGTCAAGATCCGCTATCTGGATGAGCATCTTGTCGTCGTCGAAAAACCGGCCGGTTTGACCTCGAACCGTCACAAGGATGAGCAGAACTGGCCCGCCCGGCGCAAGCAATTGCAGCCGACGCTCGACGAGCTATTGCCGCACTTGATTGCCCGAGCCGATCCGCGAATGCGGCGCCGCAAGGGAATCCCGCCGCCGGTTCGGCCAGTGCACCGGCTCGATCGCGATACGAGCGGATTGATGATCTTTGCGCGCTCGGTCCGAGCCGAGCGGCACCTCGGCGAGCAATTTCGCCATCACACGACGCACCGCCGTTATCTGGCGATCGTGCAAGGAAACGTGCAGGCCCAAACGATCTCCTCGCGACTAGTCCGCGACCGGGGCGACGGCCGCCGCGGGAGCACCAGTTCGCCCCACGTCGGCAAGCCTTCCACGACTCATATCCGGCCGCTCGATCAACTGCAGGGTTACACCATGATCGAATGCCGACTAGAGACCGGCCGCACGCACCAAATCCGCATTCACCTGTCCGAGCAAGGGCATCCGGTCTGCGGCGACAAACAGTATCATCAACCGCTGTTCCAGCGCCCGATCCCCGATACGAGCAATGCCCCGCGATTGGCGCTTCACGCGACGGAGCTGGGTTTCGTCCATCCGATGACCGGCGAGGAGATGCGCTTCTCGATGCCGCTGCCGAAGGATTTGAAGGAGTTTTGGGAGCGGCTGCGCGGCGAGTGA
- a CDS encoding type II toxin-antitoxin system HicA family toxin — MGKLRVLSGREVCAILERHGYQKVRQQGSHIVMQRLTDEGTTTVPVPNHRAVRIGTLRSIIRQSGIPRSEFES; from the coding sequence TTGGGTAAGCTGCGCGTCCTTTCCGGACGCGAGGTCTGCGCCATCCTCGAACGGCACGGATATCAGAAAGTCCGGCAACAGGGCAGCCACATTGTGATGCAGCGGTTGACCGACGAAGGAACGACGACCGTTCCGGTGCCGAACCATCGCGCAGTGCGAATCGGCACATTGCGATCCATCATCCGGCAGTCGGGTATCCCGCGTAGCGAGTTTGAGAGCTAA
- a CDS encoding type II toxin-antitoxin system HicB family antitoxin: MSKRLTAIIQREDDGFVALCPELDIASQGDSIELARDNLREAVQLFFDHASAAEVQQRLVGDTFVTQFEVAVG, from the coding sequence ATGAGCAAGCGACTTACAGCAATCATTCAGCGCGAGGACGACGGGTTCGTCGCACTGTGCCCTGAGTTGGACATCGCAAGTCAAGGTGACAGCATTGAATTGGCTCGCGACAACCTGCGCGAGGCCGTGCAGCTCTTTTTCGACCACGCCTCGGCCGCCGAGGTTCAACAGCGCCTTGTCGGCGACACCTTCGTGACTCAATTCGAGGTGGCCGTTGGGTAA
- a CDS encoding radical SAM protein yields MSRRRILLVQLPIPPVGPGPIRGNVPLAAGYLKMYAQRRGLDAMYEIEILPTPLANTLGDQGLVAAILAAEPWMVGFTCYLWNIERTLWIATELKRARPELKIILGGPEVTADNEWVLAHPAVDYAAIGEGEQTFSDLLESLERADRLSQPIAGLYVQGGSVPEFRRPLPKLDEISSPYLAGILDAADEQTLLLETIRGCIFKCKFCYYPKSYDDLCFVSEEKIVANLEHARRRGAKEVVLLDPTLNQRRDFSGFLKLLARCNPDRQFTYFGELRAEGINAEVARLLREANFTEVEIGLQSIDPLAMELMDRNNNLRAFERGARAMLDQGIKVKVDLIIGLPGDTVDSIRRGIDYVHQSGLYSQVQVFNLAILPGTAFRQEARQHGLIFQDRPPYYVLETPTLQLQQMVELMEEAQEVFETEFDPLPPPMLPEVSDCAIDLDHLRAESLDHLPMAADRAQAFTLRLRSTDFDSRRRRAADLVARLLDDNPYSTLQIVFELAGDPGHLTARTLELVREACFRRPSYLDKFYTMLPGRPKGAKRLVIWLASARDTADVAWLDRVDEYADVVCRDELVSHEIA; encoded by the coding sequence ATGTCCCGCCGCCGCATTCTGCTCGTGCAATTGCCGATTCCGCCGGTCGGGCCGGGCCCAATTCGTGGCAACGTGCCGTTGGCGGCGGGCTATTTGAAGATGTATGCCCAGCGCCGCGGGCTGGATGCGATGTATGAGATTGAGATTCTCCCGACGCCGTTGGCCAACACGCTCGGCGATCAAGGGCTTGTCGCCGCGATTCTCGCCGCCGAGCCGTGGATGGTCGGATTCACCTGCTATCTCTGGAACATCGAGCGCACGCTTTGGATCGCCACGGAATTGAAGCGGGCGCGGCCCGAGTTGAAGATCATCCTCGGCGGTCCGGAGGTGACGGCCGACAACGAATGGGTGCTCGCTCATCCGGCTGTCGATTACGCGGCGATCGGCGAAGGAGAGCAGACATTCAGCGACTTGCTTGAGTCGCTCGAGCGCGCCGATCGACTGTCGCAGCCGATCGCCGGCCTGTATGTGCAAGGCGGCTCGGTTCCCGAATTCCGCCGCCCGCTGCCCAAGCTGGATGAGATTTCGTCCCCGTATCTCGCTGGCATTCTCGACGCGGCCGATGAGCAGACACTGCTCTTGGAAACCATCCGCGGCTGCATCTTCAAGTGCAAGTTCTGCTACTACCCGAAGAGCTACGATGATCTGTGTTTTGTCTCCGAAGAGAAGATCGTCGCGAACTTGGAGCACGCCCGGCGGCGCGGGGCGAAAGAGGTCGTGCTGCTCGATCCGACGCTCAATCAGCGCCGCGACTTCAGCGGCTTTCTCAAGCTCCTCGCCCGCTGCAATCCGGACCGGCAGTTCACCTATTTCGGCGAGTTGCGGGCCGAGGGAATCAACGCCGAAGTCGCGCGGTTGCTGCGCGAGGCGAATTTCACCGAGGTCGAGATCGGCTTGCAGTCGATCGATCCGCTTGCGATGGAGTTGATGGACCGCAACAATAATCTGCGCGCCTTCGAGCGCGGCGCCCGGGCGATGCTTGACCAAGGGATCAAGGTCAAGGTAGACCTGATCATCGGCCTGCCCGGCGACACGGTCGATTCGATTCGCCGGGGAATCGACTATGTGCATCAGAGCGGCCTGTATTCCCAGGTGCAGGTGTTCAACCTGGCGATCCTGCCCGGCACGGCATTTCGCCAAGAGGCGCGGCAGCATGGGCTGATCTTCCAAGATCGCCCGCCGTACTACGTGCTCGAAACTCCGACGCTCCAGTTGCAGCAGATGGTCGAGTTGATGGAAGAAGCGCAAGAAGTGTTCGAGACAGAGTTCGATCCGCTTCCGCCGCCGATGCTTCCAGAAGTATCCGATTGCGCCATCGATTTGGATCACCTGCGAGCCGAATCCCTCGATCACCTGCCTATGGCGGCTGATCGCGCTCAAGCCTTCACGCTCCGTCTGCGGTCAACGGATTTCGATTCACGCCGCCGCCGAGCTGCCGACCTAGTCGCCCGCCTGCTGGACGACAATCCGTACTCGACACTACAAATCGTATTCGAGCTGGCCGGCGACCCCGGCCACTTGACCGCCCGAACGCTCGAATTGGTGCGCGAGGCTTGCTTTCGCCGACCGAGCTATCTGGACAAATTCTACACGATGCTCCCCGGCCGGCCGAAAGGCGCCAAGCGACTAGTCATCTGGCTCGCGTCGGCTCGCGACACGGCCGATGTCGCCTGGCTCGACCGCGTCGACGAATACGCAGACGTGGTTTGCCGCGACGAGTTAGTATCGCACGAAATCGCTTAA
- a CDS encoding ABC transporter permease codes for MISALLRILALTRKELLAVLADPQSRFSLFGPPVIQCLVFGYAATYDLNDVPYAVLDQDRSVASYDLLAGMDGSGAFHRVANLDRADDIATFMNERRAVLVIQIGQDFQRRLLLGLPADVQIIGDGRNSNTAGTALGYASTIVQTFNAKWRADHAQGNPAVRITSRAWFNANLETRWRMIPSLIGTLTMLQTLLLTGMSVAREREQGTFDQLLVTPFRPTEIMAGKALPSVLIGLVQSTSILLVAQLWFRIPFAGSFLTLYVGVIFFLLAAVGIGLLISSVVATMQQAMLFSFMLILPFTLLSGLTTPISSMPIGLQYLTLVNPLRYAIDIAQRVYLEGVGLDVLVPDLWPLAVIATLTLSSAAWMFRHRLV; via the coding sequence CTCCTCCGCATCCTGGCTCTGACGCGCAAGGAACTTCTGGCCGTGCTCGCGGATCCGCAGAGCCGATTCAGCCTGTTTGGCCCGCCCGTGATTCAGTGCTTGGTCTTCGGCTACGCGGCCACGTATGATCTGAACGACGTCCCCTATGCCGTGCTCGACCAGGATCGCAGCGTCGCCTCGTACGATCTGCTGGCCGGGATGGACGGTTCGGGCGCATTCCATCGCGTCGCCAATCTGGACCGAGCCGACGACATCGCCACGTTCATGAACGAGCGCCGGGCCGTGCTCGTGATCCAAATCGGCCAGGACTTCCAGCGCCGGCTGCTCTTGGGCCTTCCGGCCGATGTGCAGATCATCGGCGACGGCCGCAACTCGAACACCGCCGGCACCGCGCTGGGCTATGCCAGCACAATCGTCCAAACGTTCAACGCCAAATGGCGGGCCGACCACGCGCAGGGCAATCCGGCAGTGCGCATCACCAGTCGGGCCTGGTTCAACGCCAACCTCGAAACTCGCTGGCGGATGATCCCTAGCCTGATCGGAACGCTCACCATGCTGCAAACGCTGCTGCTCACTGGCATGTCGGTCGCCCGCGAACGCGAGCAAGGCACTTTCGATCAATTGCTGGTCACTCCCTTTCGCCCGACCGAGATCATGGCGGGCAAGGCCCTGCCGTCGGTGCTCATCGGATTGGTGCAATCGACGAGCATCCTGCTGGTGGCGCAGCTTTGGTTTCGCATCCCGTTCGCCGGCTCGTTCTTGACGCTTTACGTCGGCGTGATTTTCTTCCTGCTGGCCGCGGTCGGCATTGGGCTTCTGATTTCGTCCGTGGTGGCGACGATGCAGCAAGCGATGTTGTTCTCGTTCATGTTGATCCTTCCATTCACGTTGCTCTCCGGCTTGACTACGCCGATTAGCAGCATGCCGATCGGATTGCAGTATCTCACGCTCGTAAATCCGCTGCGGTATGCGATCGACATCGCCCAGCGGGTTTATTTGGAAGGGGTTGGGCTGGACGTGCTCGTGCCCGACCTCTGGCCGCTGGCCGTCATCGCCACGCTCACGCTCTCAAGCGCCGCCTGGATGTTCCGCCACCGCTTGGTGTGA